A single genomic interval of Dromiciops gliroides isolate mDroGli1 chromosome 1, mDroGli1.pri, whole genome shotgun sequence harbors:
- the TAL2 gene encoding T-cell acute lymphocytic leukemia protein 2: MARKILTNTRERWRQQNVNNAFARLRKLIPTHPPDKKLSKNETLRLAMRYINFLATVLGEQGLPPTGVAPHGSVLGLFQQVPCLPSLEDMTPLGDSRASSLEADSHLTECWPESSVTEH, encoded by the coding sequence ATGGCCAGGAAGATCCTCACAAACACCAGGGAGAGGTGGAGGCAGCAAAATGTCAACAATGCCTTTGCCAGACTGAGGAAGCTCATCCCTACTCACCCTCCAGATAAAAAGCTGAGCAAGAATGAAACCCTTCGACTAGCAATGAGGTACATCAACTTCCTGGCCACCGTCCTGGGGGAGCAAGGCCTGCCGCCTACAGGAGTGGCACCTCATGGGAGCGTCTTGGGACTATTCCAGCAAGTGCCCTGCTTGCCGAGCCTAGAGGACATGACTCCCCTTGGAGACTCTAGGGCTTCCTCACTGGAGGCAGACAGCCACCTCACAGAGTGTTGGCCAGAATCTTCAGTTACAGAGCACTGA